The Nostoc sp. NIES-3756 DNA window CGAAATAGGCTGTAAAATTACACCCTCACGCCGCGCCGCTTGTACCATTGTCTGGAATCTTTGAGCAGCAGTTTTTCTCATACGGATACGTCCATCAGCACTAATTGGCGCTAATTCTGACTGAGGAGCTTCTAAGTAAGACAAATGACCAAGTACAGTTTCAGAATCAGCAGAATTACTACTTGTCGGCGTAGGTGTAGCCACAGAACTAGTTGGGGAAGATTGAGACTCAGCTGTTCTTTTGGGAGTCGTAACAAAAAATATAAACCCGCTAACAACTGCTAATACAGCAAAGGCGCTAATTCCCCCAAATATAAAAATTAAACGTTGTAATCTTTGCTTGGGTGTGATGCCGGGAGTATCCCGTACAGCTACTGGAATATCATCACTCAGGTCATCAAATGAGTTGTGCGAATCTTCAGAAAACCCAGCTTTATTCAAAGGACAGCTCCTGCTTTTGTGATTTCATTGAAATTTTAGACTTGATATAAATAAACTTATTGGGTAGCATTTTACATCTATAATTCTTAGGCGCAACATTGGTAAATCTCCTAGAACTATACGTCAAACTTGTAGGGTTAGTCTTAGTAGGTTTTTTTCTGGGACGCAAACTACCTAGTACAGTTCCTACCCGCTTGGGTCAGTGGCTTTTCTGGGTGGGAGTACCGATAAGCATAGTATCTTTCTTACGGCAAACTGACTTATCAGGACAAATTTGGATTGCTCCTGCGATCGCACACCTTGCCATTTTACTAGGTGCATTTTTTGCTTGGCTAGGAATCAAAGGACAGACATACTTCAGTAATACAATACCGCAAAAATCTACCCAAGGTAGTTTGTTCCTAGCTGCCATGATAGGTAATACAGGTTACTTAGGTTTCCCTGTCACCTTAGCAATGATAGGTAAAGAATACTTTGCTTGGGCGTTATTTTACGACTTATTAGGTTCTTTTCCTGGTGCTTATGCGTTAGGTGTAGCATTAGGCGCTCATTTTGGCACGAATCAAAATCATAATCAGTTTACCCAAGTAGCCAGAGCAATTATAATTAACCCCGCCTTGTGGAGTTTCGGCTTCGGCTTATTATTTCGTCAAATAGTAATTCCCCCAGTTTGGGAATTGGGCTTAGACAAATTTGCTTGGAGTACAGTTGCCCTATCGCTAATATTAATTGGGATGCGTTTAAGTAAACTTAATTCTTGGGGCAACTTACCACAAGTAGGCATCAGCTTAAGTATAAAAATGCTGATAGTTCCCCTAATTTTAGGTAGTACTTTACCACTTTTAGGATTAACCGGGCCAGCCGCCAAAGTGATTATCCTACAAATGGCTATGCCTCCTGCTTTCGCTTCTCTAGTAATCGCCGAAACCTTCAACCTAGACCGCAACCTTGCAGTCACCACACTAGCGCTAGGAGTTATGTTATTACTTTTAACACTGCCTTTGTGGTTATGGTTGTTTTGAATTGGTCAGTTATCAGTTATCAGTTATCAGTTGTTATTCTTCCCCCACTCCCTCATCTCCCTCATCTCCCCCCCTCCCTCATCTCCCTCATCTCCCTCATCTCCCCCCCTCCCCAATTCCTCACCTTCCCCATAAACAAGACTGTCCAACCTTCGCCACTAAATCTGCGGGGTTGGTGTGTTCGTAATGTTCAAAGGGCTGATGAATCCAAGGATTATCAGGGAGATAATCTACGTAGTAATCTGGTTTAAATATAGAACATGCTTTATACCAAACTACAGATGTGCGAATTTCTTTGATTATAAAATCACTATATTCGTGCAACCAAGGAATAGTTTCTTGGAGTGTAATTCCAGAATCTACCAAATCATCTACTAGGAGAATGCGGGAACCCAAACTCTC harbors:
- a CDS encoding AEC family transporter, translating into MVNLLELYVKLVGLVLVGFFLGRKLPSTVPTRLGQWLFWVGVPISIVSFLRQTDLSGQIWIAPAIAHLAILLGAFFAWLGIKGQTYFSNTIPQKSTQGSLFLAAMIGNTGYLGFPVTLAMIGKEYFAWALFYDLLGSFPGAYALGVALGAHFGTNQNHNQFTQVARAIIINPALWSFGFGLLFRQIVIPPVWELGLDKFAWSTVALSLILIGMRLSKLNSWGNLPQVGISLSIKMLIVPLILGSTLPLLGLTGPAAKVIILQMAMPPAFASLVIAETFNLDRNLAVTTLALGVMLLLLTLPLWLWLF
- a CDS encoding phosphoribosyltransferase, whose translation is MPDLYVSWSEYHYKIEQLAAQIYESSWEFDQIVCLARGGLRVGDILSRIYHKPLAILATSSYSGVGQQARGSLILSRHLTMTTESLGSRILLVDDLVDSGITLQETIPWLHEYSDFIIKEIRTSVVWYKACSIFKPDYYVDYLPDNPWIHQPFEHYEHTNPADLVAKVGQSCLWGR
- a CDS encoding M15 family metallopeptidase; the encoded protein is MNKAGFSEDSHNSFDDLSDDIPVAVRDTPGITPKQRLQRLIFIFGGISAFAVLAVVSGFIFFVTTPKRTAESQSSPTSSVATPTPTSSNSADSETVLGHLSYLEAPQSELAPISADGRIRMRKTAAQRFQTMVQAARREGVILQPISGFRSVKEQEQLFFAVGAQRNQTPSQRAALSAPPGHSEHHTGYAVDVGDGAAPTTNLQAIFEKTKAFAWLQANAARFGFEMSFPKDNVQGVSYEPWHWRFVGDRDSLETFYKARNLKPVKTQP